The DNA window CCTCGGTGGTCAACACTTTGGCTTCGGCAACGGCGATTGACGCTCTGGCCGCATCGGCCGCCGTCAGGTTGGCCGGATCGAGCGCGTCCAGCAGGCGCGCGGCGCGCTGCAACAGCGCATTCGCCGCGGTCAATTCCATACTCACCCGGCCGATATCCGCCACCAGGTAGGGATCTTCCGCGTTGCTGCTTACCCCCGCATCCACCCAGGGGCGCGAACGGGCACGCACAAATTCGCAGGCTTCGTCCAACGCGCCCTGCGCAATTCCGGCGTCAATCGCGGCCTGGATCAACTGCGATACCGGCCCGCGCAGGGAGGGCTTTTCAGTATCCGGCTGCGGAATCACCAACGCCGGATCCACCGGCGTATCACGCAGGCGCACGGTGCCGCTGGCCGTGGTGCGCTGCCCCATGCCGGACCAATCATCAATAATCTCCAGCCCCGGCGCCGGGCGCGGAATAAACGCCATCACCGCCTGGCCGGCATTGTTTAATGCCGTGGTCACCACGATATCGGCGAACAGCGCCCCGGTGGAATAAAACTTATCGCCGGTCAGTTGCAGCCCCTGCGGCGTTTGCCGCAAACGCGCTTGCACTTCCCGCGTATGGCGGGTGTTTTTTTCCGGCCCGCCGTTGCCTAAACGCTGCCCGGCGACAATGCGTTCAAACAGATAACGTTGTTGTTCTACCGTGCCTTCATCAAGAATAAATTGAATAATGCCGAAATGATTTTGCGGTATTTGGCCAAGGGCCGGATCGACGGCGGAAATTAAACGGAAAACTTCAGCTATCGTGGTATAAGGCAAACCGCCGCCGCCCCATTTGCGCGGCACGGAAATAGATCCCAGCCCGCTAAAGGTGAAAAGGGCCAGCAGCTCCGCCGGGTAAATGCGCTCACGATCGCGCAGCACTGCCTCTTTGCGTGCCGCCTGGGCAACCGCCTGCGCGGCCTGCAGCGCCTCCTGTTCGTTTGTGATAACGCGGGCAATAGCAGCATCACCATGCTCAGGCATGATTATTCCTCTGATTAGGGTAGAAGCATTACGAGAATTACCGCTAAGGGCAGTAATTCATTAAAAGGTGAAATATATGTTATTGAGTCGATAATAATAACCGGCCCAACCAGAAGTAAAGGGAAGTCATTATTAGAATAATGGCAAAGGTTAGCGAATTATTTAATATAGCTGGCAGCATTGTCTATTTGCTTTACTAAGCCCAGCCCCGCATGGGGTATACTGTATCTTTGTTAACCGTATGGCGTTTTTTATCATGACTTCCCTCGTTTTTAGCAAATATCACGGGCTTGGCAACGATTATCTGGTCTGCCATCGTTCGGTGGCAGACCAACTGGATAAAGAACAAATCCGCATTCTGTGCCACCGCCATTACGGCATCGGCGCCGACGGGCTGTTAATCGACAGCGGCGACGCCAGTGCCCCAACCCTACGCATCATCAACCCAGATGGCTCCGAGGCGGAAAAAAGCGGCAACGGCCTGCGGATTTATGCCCGCTATTTATTTGATTGCGGCCGCGTTGGCCACCCGCCTTTTCTGGTGCACACCGCCGGCGGCGATGTGCATTGCCAGGTTGGGCAAGACAAGCATCAGATCACCGTGGAAATGGGCCATGCCAACTTTAACCCAGCGGCGCTGCCAGCGCTGATCGAAAGCCCTGAAGCGCTGGATTATCCGTTGCCACTGGCCGGCGGCCCCATTAAGGTTTCGCTGGTGTCGATGGGCAACCCGCACTGCGTGGTACGGGTAGATAAGCTGGATCTGGCCCAGGTGCGCCAACTGGGGCCGCAAATCGAACATCATCCGTTATTCCCTAAACGCACCAACGTGCAATTGGTGGAAGTGGTCGATCGCCACACGATCCGCATCGGTATTTGGGAACGGGGCGCCGGGTTTACGCTGGCTTCCGGCAGCAGCAGTTGCGCCGCCGCCAGCGTGATGCGTAAGCTCGGGCTGGTGGATGATCAGGTGGTGGTGCAGATGCCCGGCGGCGAGCTACAGATTAGTTTTAGCGCGGGCTTCCTGGTAACCATGCGCGGCCCTGTGCATAAAATTGCCACCGTTACGCTCGATCCGGACTGCCTGCTCCCCGGCCTGCTGGCGCTCTATCCAGCGCCTTTTCACGCCTGACATTTCCCTTTTGACAAAATTGGATCATGATTAAAACAGGCTGCGCCCCCTTCCCTATCCGGTTGCACTTGCCCCGCCGGCACAAGCGCACCGCTGGCAATCGCCTATCCGGCGCCGGCTAAAGGCCGGCTAGCCCCCTTTCACCAACCGGGATATTGTCTCATGACGCAAAAAACCACCCTGCTGCAATTTTTCCATTGGTATTACCCCGACGGCGGCAAACTTTGGCACGAGGCGGCCGAGCGTGCGGCGCAAATAGCCGAACTCGGCATTACCGATGTTTGGCTGCCGCCGGTTTATAAAGGGGCGAGCGGCGGCTACTCGGTGGGCTACGATACCTATGACCTGTTTGATCTGGGGGAGTTTGACCAGAAAGGCAGCACGGCCACCAAATATGGCGACAAGGAGGCCCTGCTCAACGCCACGGCGGCGTTGCGCGATAACGGCCTGCGCGTGATCTATGACGTGGTGTTCAACCATAAAATCGGCGCCGACGAAAAAGAGCAGGTACACGTTTACCGGGTGGACGCGAACGATCGCAATAATATCGATGATGAAGGGCTGGATGCGCTGGCCTATACCCGCTTTACCTTTCCGGGGCGCCAGGGGCAGTATTCAAAATTCATCTGGGATTATAAATGCTTCAGCGGCGTTGATTATATTGAGCAGCCGGATGAAAAAGGCATTTTCAAGATCGCCAACGACTACGGCGACGAGGGCTGGAACGAGCAGGTTGACGACGAAAAAGGCAATTTCGACTACCTGATGGGCGCCGACGTGGAGTTCCGCAATAGCGCCGTGGTGGAAGAGTTGAAATACTGGGGACGCTGGCTGATGGAAACGCTGCCGTGCGATGGCTTCCGGCTGGACGCCGTCAAGCATATCCCCGCCTGGTTTTTCAATGACTGGGCGGAGCACGTGCGCGCCGCTGCCGAACGCGATCTGTTCATCGTGGCGGAGTATTGGTCGCCCGATCTGGATGCGCTGCAACAATATATCGATCTGGTGGAAGGCCAAATCATGCTGTTCGATGTGGGGCTGCACCTGAAATTCCACCTGGCGTCGCAGCAGGGCGATGAGTTTGATATGGCGAACATCTTCGCCGATACCCTGGTCGCCAACGATCCCGCCCACGCCGTCACCTTTGTCGCCAACCACGATACCCAACCGCTCCAGTCCCTGGAGGCGCCGGTAGCCCCGTGGTTCAAACCGCTGGCCTATGCGCTGGTGCTGCTGCGTGAACAAGGCGTGCCCTGCGTGTTCTATCCCGATTTGTACGGTGCCAGCTATGAGGACCAAGGGGACGACGGCGGTGAGTACCAGATAGACCTGCCGGTTATTCCCGAGCTGGCGCAGTTGATTGCCGCGCGCCAGCGCTTTAGCAACGGCGCACAAACCGATTATTTCGACGATAAGCACTGTATCGCCTTCAGCCGCAGCGGCACCGCGGAAGCCCCGGGCTGTGTGGTGGTGCTGACCAATGGCGCAGAAAGCAGGAAAACCGTCGGCCTGGGCGAAGCCCTCGCCAACACAACCTGGCGTGATTTTCTCGGCCATCGTGAAGAGGAGATCGTGACTGACGAGCACGGCAATGCTACGTTCACGGTTAACGGCGGCAGCGTTAGCGTTTGGATTTTGGCCGAAAATTTGTAATGCTGGCGTGTACAGACTGGTAACGGTGGGAAACTACTTTGGCGCTTTCCGGTCTAAATCACGCTGTTGACAGCAGTAACCCATTCACACCGGAGCCTAAATAGGGTACAAGGCTGCATGAAAATACCAAAACGACTCCAGCCATTGGTTGATGATGGTTTAATTGATGACGTCATCCGCCGCTTGAAAAGCGGCAAAGAGGCCGATGTGTTTATCGTGCGCTGTGGCGATGAGATCCGCTGCGCCAAAGTGTACAAAGAAGCAGAAAAACGCAATTTCAAGCAGGCCGTGAACTACCAGGAAGGCCGCAAGGTGCGCAACAGCCGCAACGCGCGCGCCATGAGCAAAGGCTCGCGCTTTGGCCGCCAGCAGCTTGAAGAAGCCTGGCAAAACACAGAAGTAGACGCACTCTATCTGCTGGCGAAAGCAGGCGTGCGCGTGCCGCAGCCGGATATTTGCCTGGACGGCGTGCTGCTGATGGAGCTGATCACCGACGAAGAAGGCATGGTGGCGCCGCGCCTGAGCGATATTACGCTGGAGCCGCAGCAGGCGCTGGCCGATCACGCGTTGATGATGAACTACGCCGTCCGCATGCTGTGCGCCGGGCTGGTTCACGGCGACCTGTCGGAATTCAACGTATTGATGGATAAAGACGGCCCGGTGATTATCGACTTGCCGCAGGTGGTCGATGCAGCGGCCAACAACCATGCCAAAAGCATGTTCGAACGCGACATTAATAATATGACGCAATATTACGGCCAATTTGCGCCGCAGCTGCTTGGCAGCCAGTACGCCAAGGAAATTTGGGCGTTATATCAGGAAGGCAACCTGACGCCGGAGAGTGAACTGAGCGGCTACGTGGCCGAGGACAATAAGCGCGCCGATATTGGCGCCGTACTGGAAGAAATTCAGGCCGCCCACGATGAGCACCAACGGCAGCAACTGGCCCGGCAAGAAAATAATCAGTAAGGCTCCAGATAAAAAAATACCCTGTCTTTACATAGGGTATTTTATATAAGTATGTCAGTAAGCGGTTACGCTAACGAAACATCCGGCTGTTTAGTAATACGGTTACGCAAATCACGGCGCACAATTTCAATCGACCAGAACCAGAATACATGGCCGATAAATTCATTATCAGGTTCGCTTCCCTAATTGGCGCCAGCGTGGCAGCCCAAACATATTGACCGCCATGCCGCACAGCACCAGCAGCGCGCCGGCGGTCTGTAGCGCCGACAATGCTTCCCCCACAATAGCCCAGGCGCCAATCAACCCGACCAACGGCACCAACAGTGCCAGCGGCGCCACACGCCAGGTTTCGTAGCGCGCCAACAGACTGCCCCACACTGAATAGCCGAACAGTGTGGCGGCAAAGGCCAGATACAGCACCACCAATACACTGCTTAACTGCGGGTGAACCAAGCTGGCGACAACCTGCAAGCGATCGTCAAATAGCCAACTGCATGCCAAAAACGGTAACACCGGGATCAAGGCACTCCATACCACCAACGGCAGGATCCCCTGTTGCGGAAACGTCGCCATAATTTTTTTGTTGGCCATATTGCCCAGCGCCCAGGAAAACGCGGCGCCAAGCGTCAGCAACAAGCCGGCCAGCGGCA is part of the Gibbsiella quercinecans genome and encodes:
- a CDS encoding EamA family transporter, with translation MTLRDRLLALLVVVIWGMNFVVIKYGLQGVPPFLLAGLRFLLVGVPAIFFIPRPKLPWTWLVYYGLTMSFGQFALLFLAIKLGMPAGLASLVIQAQVFFTLLLGMVLMGDKLRANHLAGIAVACAGMLLLALASLRHQLGGSAVPLAGLLLTLGAAFSWALGNMANKKIMATFPQQGILPLVVWSALIPVLPFLACSWLFDDRLQVVASLVHPQLSSVLVVLYLAFAATLFGYSVWGSLLARYETWRVAPLALLVPLVGLIGAWAIVGEALSALQTAGALLVLCGMAVNMFGLPRWRQLGKRT
- a CDS encoding PA4780 family RIO1-like protein kinase, which gives rise to MKIPKRLQPLVDDGLIDDVIRRLKSGKEADVFIVRCGDEIRCAKVYKEAEKRNFKQAVNYQEGRKVRNSRNARAMSKGSRFGRQQLEEAWQNTEVDALYLLAKAGVRVPQPDICLDGVLLMELITDEEGMVAPRLSDITLEPQQALADHALMMNYAVRMLCAGLVHGDLSEFNVLMDKDGPVIIDLPQVVDAAANNHAKSMFERDINNMTQYYGQFAPQLLGSQYAKEIWALYQEGNLTPESELSGYVAEDNKRADIGAVLEEIQAAHDEHQRQQLARQENNQ
- a CDS encoding SfnB family sulfur acquisition oxidoreductase; amino-acid sequence: MPEHGDAAIARVITNEQEALQAAQAVAQAARKEAVLRDRERIYPAELLALFTFSGLGSISVPRKWGGGGLPYTTIAEVFRLISAVDPALGQIPQNHFGIIQFILDEGTVEQQRYLFERIVAGQRLGNGGPEKNTRHTREVQARLRQTPQGLQLTGDKFYSTGALFADIVVTTALNNAGQAVMAFIPRPAPGLEIIDDWSGMGQRTTASGTVRLRDTPVDPALVIPQPDTEKPSLRGPVSQLIQAAIDAGIAQGALDEACEFVRARSRPWVDAGVSSNAEDPYLVADIGRVSMELTAANALLQRAARLLDALDPANLTAADAARASIAVAEAKVLTTEVALLASEKLLEWAGSRGTLLEHGLDRHWRNARTHTLHDPVRWKNHAIGNYYLNGQFPVRHAWI
- the amyA gene encoding alpha-amylase, producing MTQKTTLLQFFHWYYPDGGKLWHEAAERAAQIAELGITDVWLPPVYKGASGGYSVGYDTYDLFDLGEFDQKGSTATKYGDKEALLNATAALRDNGLRVIYDVVFNHKIGADEKEQVHVYRVDANDRNNIDDEGLDALAYTRFTFPGRQGQYSKFIWDYKCFSGVDYIEQPDEKGIFKIANDYGDEGWNEQVDDEKGNFDYLMGADVEFRNSAVVEELKYWGRWLMETLPCDGFRLDAVKHIPAWFFNDWAEHVRAAAERDLFIVAEYWSPDLDALQQYIDLVEGQIMLFDVGLHLKFHLASQQGDEFDMANIFADTLVANDPAHAVTFVANHDTQPLQSLEAPVAPWFKPLAYALVLLREQGVPCVFYPDLYGASYEDQGDDGGEYQIDLPVIPELAQLIAARQRFSNGAQTDYFDDKHCIAFSRSGTAEAPGCVVVLTNGAESRKTVGLGEALANTTWRDFLGHREEEIVTDEHGNATFTVNGGSVSVWILAENL
- the dapF gene encoding diaminopimelate epimerase, translated to MTSLVFSKYHGLGNDYLVCHRSVADQLDKEQIRILCHRHYGIGADGLLIDSGDASAPTLRIINPDGSEAEKSGNGLRIYARYLFDCGRVGHPPFLVHTAGGDVHCQVGQDKHQITVEMGHANFNPAALPALIESPEALDYPLPLAGGPIKVSLVSMGNPHCVVRVDKLDLAQVRQLGPQIEHHPLFPKRTNVQLVEVVDRHTIRIGIWERGAGFTLASGSSSCAAASVMRKLGLVDDQVVVQMPGGELQISFSAGFLVTMRGPVHKIATVTLDPDCLLPGLLALYPAPFHA